Part of the Micropterus dolomieu isolate WLL.071019.BEF.003 ecotype Adirondacks linkage group LG22, ASM2129224v1, whole genome shotgun sequence genome is shown below.
CCTTTGGAGTAGTTAAgcaaacattttattgatcaACCCACACAATCAGTTTATATATTGATATGGATCCTAGACATGTTCTTACCCTTGAATCATTTGGACTACTGATcattaataacaacaaataaaagatgataatatttaatcattttagaATTCATCACCCAGATGTGTTGTTCCTGAttgatttactttaaattgATCCAAAGCTGTTTTCTGGTTTTGTAGATTTGGTTGATATTGCTGTCTACCGCAACGAGCTCTTCTGTCTCCATGGCAGCGGTCGTTTGTCCCACCTCTCCCTGTTATCTGCTGAGCGCTGTGTCGAGCGTCTGCTGCGGAGGGAGTCCTGGCCTCTAGCTGCTATAGTCTGCTGCATGTTCCAGCACACAATCACCACCAGCAGGGTAAGATGGCTGCTACTGCCGCCCTAACTGGCCTCGTCTGTGTACTGTGTAACTAAAATTTTTAGTCTGGGCCAAGCTTAAGTAAGGATATTAGCACAGAATAAACCTGGTCACTTGAAGTTTCTCACCTTGAATGCCCTGACCACaagtagaaaaataaatgtgcaggTGCTAGATATGGTCAGTCCATACAGTAATTTGATCTATGTACTATATGCCCCAAGTGAATCTGGATTGTGTAGATGATGAAAACTAAATGTGAAATGTACAGTTTGAAGTAAATCGAGCATTATCATACCAGACCATAATCAGGAACCTTACCCACACTTCTCATGATCAAAGTAAGCGCTTGACACCTGGAGCATTGTTCTGAAGTGTTGATAAAGCATTTATGATCGCCTTGTtcatcattcctgtgttttacTTCAGGCCAGGAAATCAATTCCCATCGACCGCCTTGAGCATCTCAGGTCCCAGCTCAGTCCCAGCACACACCTTGAGCTGTCTGGCCAGCTGGAGGAAGTCATCACTAAACTGGAGCCTCTGGGCTCCGCCTCCAGCAGCCGCAGAAGTAGCATCTCCTCACATGTAAGTCAAAGTAACTTTCTATAGATAATTTCTCTGAACAATCAATTTACCAGGTAATGGTGACCACCATAACTGTAGATGATGAGCACGCACCCAACTTCCATTTCATTTACTTTGCTGTGGGATCCAAGTTACCAATTACCAGGTTTCAACAGTGGAATTATCCTTGTATGAACAAAGTCAGCTAACATTAGCCGGAtaatgttttacattacattacatttactcatttagctgatgcttttatccaaagcaacttacaattgctatatatgtcagaggtcgcacgtctTGTTTTACACAGAAGCAGAGCATTTTGTTGTTAACAGGAATGTCCATTCAACATATTTCTAATTCAATTGTAACTGAAGCACGCAGCTTCTGTAAACCTGTATTATACACATTAGTTCGCTGATATCTGATATATCATTATGTGGaataaatttataaataaagcTCGATGGAAAAACAAGTTTTGAATGCAGCAACAAAGACCCAAAAAGGCATGAACAGAGTTCTGTTCCCCTAAGAGTCATTTATTCTTTTGTAAGACATGAAAATGAGTTTGCACCACACAGGTCCAAAAATGCAGAACTAAAGCTGAGGTTGCTTCAGCCTGGTTTTATACCCTTCCCCCCTTTTCTCAGTTTCTCCTTACTCCCCTACTCGACTGTCCATAACTTACTGCACAGCTTAAGTCGTTTTTCAACCATTTCATCGTTTTGACCTTGCTATTGACATTCTCTTTGTCAGTCCCTTTAGATTATCTTCAGTTGCTTGTAAGTTGCTCATGCTAACGGTCACATCCTTGTTTCACCTGGCACCTTCCTTTTGCTAACCTAAGCGTGTTCTTACTAACCCCAGACTCACTGACGGCGGGGAGAGGGAGTTCCCCCTGGACTTCCCTTAACTAGTGGGCGTCTGCCTAGCCACAGCAACATCTGGCACACTACTTCATGTTTGAGTATAGTAAAAAGATTATACGAATATACTAACATAATTATATGAATATGCTGACTTACTTATATAGCATGCAAATAAGTTTGTGTAATAATACAACTTACTGATTACTAATAATGTGCAAAATATGTTGAAGACCAACTCCATATAAAAGGCACATTTATACTTAATCATTGTCTTTTGGCCTGTATGAACATAATTACTATGTTACGTTGGAAACTGATTTATGACACAGTTTAGGCTTAATTTTCTTTTCTACAATTATCCAGGAGAGCTTCAATGTCCTGGACTGTGGAATCTATCGTGTGATCAGCCGCAGAGGAAGTCAGTCAGATGAGGAGACGAGCTCCCTCATCAACCACTCTGTGTCAGAGGAGGAGCGGCTCAAAGAGTTCAGCTTTGTGCAGGAGGAGGATCAGGTGGATCATGGTAAGAGATGATCAGCTGCCAAATTAACAAATGTTGTTAGAAAAAATGACTGCTATCTTTAAACATGAAATTCAGTACATCTTAAAATTCATCTATAGTCAATTTCAGGTTATTTTTGTCGATACCCTTAGGATGGTCTAATTTGATCAATGAAcaggtgtttttaaatatttatataattattactagtaataacaataattactcttagtaatataataattacCAGATGAAATCAAGTTGAACAAGGGTTATCATTGCCTATActttatttacatattaatttattaagacaaaaaaaatggctgcaaaaatgtaatgttatttttGGAAATAAACTAATTTACCCTAACAAGGTAATACTAATGATAATGAATACCTGTTTTGTATTATCTTATTGTTAAAACCTTATTTACttctattttaatttaatttacacacTCTGGCCCAGATATGAATGAAGAAACACTGGAGGATTCCCTGGGGTGAAAGTTTATATATAGAGTGATATGGATACAGTATCCTGCTATACAGAACTACAGTGGCATATTTTCAGAGCTAAAGTCTGCTTTTAATATAGTACAGGGCctttaataacacaaacaaaaagtggCTCCAgctaatttgtttatttaataaccTACAAAAGCCCTAATATTGTTTTCTGCTTTATGTGCTCAAGTGCAAttgaatataataattaattggTTTATATAACTCAGGTTCTCCTTCCTTGTAATTAATTATTGACAGGGGCAGGGTCTCTGATACTTgtgcaatgtaatgtaaatgtatggtgCGGACTGTATGATGAATGTGAATGTAAAGTCCCCATGTGTTACTGTTGCTCTTGGCACTGATGCCCAACACAAATTTCCCTTcagggacaataaagttgatcttatcttatcttaataTGACGTTGTAACTGAACCGATTCAAAGATCATGGTGTTTTCATCCACTCTCAGACAACAAACTCTTAATCAGCAGAACAAATTAAACCCCACCCCAAAAAAGCGATTGCTAAAACAACGATCACAGCAAAccagaaacataaaaataagaAGTGTCTTCACACACGgtctttgttgtttcttttttcactcactttttctctgttgctcttttcctctctctctgtatatactgtgtgtgggtgtgtgtttagCAGGAACAAActatttttcttcctcttctgagTTTGATGTCAATAGAGagtgaaattatttttgaaGTTTTATATCTAgcacaaaaaactaaacattgaggaaaaatgctgaataagatatttatattttggCTGCTAAAGATTTGTCAATATGAACAtttgataataattttactcttTGACTTTTCTCTGTTGTCTTAATACTCAGATGTACCTGTTCATCATAATGTCTTGTATGTTTGCCTCTAAAATAAATGAGTttttgaattgattttaaaaaaaatacaatcattGAATCAATAGTGCTGCTCTGCTGTACCTCTGGATTTTATGTGAGAGCTGAATGATCACTTTTAATGGCTGGTATGCTTTATGAATATAATCTTTTCTTTGCCACACTGTTAATGTCATGTTTCTTGTCTGTCCCATTGTATCACACACATATCACCATTATGGTTCAGTTTTTCTGCATTGTGCAGCGTTTAATTTCGTTTCCTCTTTAGTAGTGTCTATCACCTTCGCTCCATCTGCTTGCATTATGTCCTCTGCCTCTCATCGTTACCCTCCAGTACtccatccatctgtgtttttcctCTGGCTCTTGCCCCCATCTTTATTCAGATCCACAGAACAGCGAGCGCATGGAGCCTGAGCGGTCTGAGCAAGGCCTGCAGTTCCACCTCCCCCTCTCATTCCGCCCCAAACCCCCTCGCATCGCACTGCAGGCCGTCAAAGACAGGTATACATCCAGTGAAATAAAGGACAGACATGCTAACAGCTTTAAATAGAAGAATGAAATTATCTGTGtacttcttttttctttgaaactcctgtattgtattatttttatatatatatatatatatatatatatatattttattcaactgcattattcaaGTGCAGCTGTGCTTTTAGATGGCTTACTTCCCTTTTCCATTGaagacatttagtttttttttattcattgttcAACTGTGTAGGCGCATGTGGCAGGTTTCATTTCAAGCATCACCCTCAGTCATTTGTCATGAATTTGTCCACTTTTTGTAGTTCTGTTTGCCTTTCGGGTCATCAGTTGGTAAACACTTCTGAAGTAATCTTATCTGTGAAAGTTCCTTTTCTTAttcaattttctttttgtcagtgttTCTAGTTTTGTTAAGAAGACAACCGAGAAGATCAACACCCTCCAGATGAACTCTGAGCTCTGGCAACGGCCTGAATTCAGAGAGGGCGGACAGACTGAGACAGCTCCATACTCAGAGGAGATGGACAATGGGTAAGTACAAACCTATAAAAGTGGATGGAAAAAAAGTGGTGGTGTTATAATTTTTATAAAAGAGAAATTAGTCCACAGTCATTTCATCTTTTCTTATACTTTTGGCTAAATAACTTTTACCTTTGTTTTGAatgcatgaatgaataaaacCAGTGAATTCTATTTGTCGTCACAGAGTTTATGACGAAATGCCTAACACAGAGGCCGACCTGCAAGAACTTCGATCAGCAACAGAGCGTGCTATGTGAGTACTACACTTTGTTAGAATGCCGACCAGGATTTCACTTATTTTAACCAAGCTTTAATTGTAGAAACTAAACTTATATGTTATACATGTTACATTTTCCCAACATCAGCACCCACATCCAAGATCCTTTGGTGCTACTGGATCCAGTCTACCTGGGAGACACTCTGCTTGAGTGGTTGCTGGTGCTGGAGCGAATACTCGGACCTGTAGCGCAGGGGTCCACTGCTGGGGATGATTCAACCATGGAtggacaaggagaggagaggtgggaGCGGGATTATCTAAACTCCTACTTAGAGAAACAAAAGGAAGCTACCTGCTTACCAGGAGAATTAACAGAGACCacttcagaggagaagaaagaagagtCTCCTGAGCTCGGAGACAAAGATGACTGTTGTGACTCCACTGAGAAGGAGCCTCCTGAGCCTGTTAGAGTGGCGTCGCCCAGACCTGTACCATTGGACCTCCTGGCTGATCTCACCCAGCTGGCGACGCTGTACTCTGAGCTGAGCTGCTTTAGAAACCAGGAGAATGAACAAGCATTGGGGTGCACAACTTTTCTGCGCCGCTACTTCTTTCTGCTGGACCAAGAGCGTGTGAGAAGAATGTGTCTGCTGCGTTATCAGGAGCAGCCGGAGCTGCAGAGTTCCTTCACTGAGGCCATGCAAGGTCAGAAGCTTTTAAATCGTACACAtacagggaaaaaaaggaaaacacagacaaacaggaaaTAAGAGCGTTGATAATATGATGCTTAAAGTGAATTTGTATAGATATTTCTAAATTGGATCACATCCCACAGTAGCAGTCAAGTCCTTAAATGTCCAAAACACTGTTTCAGAGGGAGATCAGAGCAGTTGTTCCATTCGAACCATAAAAACCATTCAGtcatcattttatcattttttaaaacatagaggatcagattattttccaattagaagttgttggggttttttttggttgtttattttgtttttttgctccaACCATGTCAAACATTAATACTTGTTGATGGCTGTATGAAAAGCTTGTCATAATAACCAATTATTGCTAAGTGCAGATCTGGTTCAGTCTCTTACCTTAGAAGATTTTTAACCAATAATCACatagaacaaaaaaaaattagaaagtAACCTCTGTActaatttaattaacatttaaaaatctgtCACATAATGTTGATCCTGATTGTCCTCATTTAGTTATGTGGTATTGGAGCTTATGGGCAACAAACTGTATTAATTTATATCTACAATTTATAATCCACCTCCGCGATCCAATCCCTCTTTTCAGACCTCATGTAGTAACTCCACACTGCTCTGATACTCTAATAGTTTaatcttattaaaaaaaaatatatatcaacttcttttgtttctctgcagatctCACTCAGTCCAGTAAGGTGGTGGAGGTTATTCAGAGAGGAGATTTGCTGAGATCACTGCGcagtctgagagagctgcagcCCTGGAGTGCTCCTCCTCTCCTCGCTCACTTACACAGGTCAGTACACATATTTCTTCAGTCagcacatatttatatatatttatttacagttgtGATGAAGCTTGTAAAATAATTTCCCTGTGCTATTATCTAGGCTGTATGAAAAGCATGGGGAGGCGGCTGTACGCTCGTTTACCCAGTTCTATCCTACTATAACTCCTGCTGACGTAATGATCATGGCTCAGCAAAGCCACTTCCTGGCATACCTGGATAATCTGGTCCAATCACAAACTGAGGAGCACAGGTATTTCTTCAGTTTCATCTTTTTGTCAAAGGCACAAAAGATATTAAAGTCCTCTTGTTGCTGAATTTTACACTCATTTTTTCCCTTAGGTCGTCCTTTTTGCAGTCTCTGCTTGAACCAGAATCCCTGAGACAGGATTGGCTGGAGCTGGCACTTACCCATGATGCCCCTCAACACTGTGATACTCTGACCCCTGATGGACAGCCCAGGTCTGGTTCTGTTAGTGtgtgaaaaaaatctaaatacagTTATGTTCCTTTTTATTAATGTATGTTTTAGTATGAGGctagaaaacaacaacaaattttaAAGAATAACAAAGCTATACCTAGGTGGATGTTATCTACGCTACCATCCTGGGTACATTCATTTGACTATTTTACGTTACCGTGGCCTAAATAGAATCCAGTAGTGAAAGTCAAGTATAAGAATAATTATAACTGTGAATTCTTGTAAATCCTGCTGCAGGTGGCATTCTCATTGTTTCAGTTGGGGTTACGGACGCTTCCTGTCTCTCCTGATTGGCCTTCCTGCAGACCTGTCTTCCAAGCAGAAGATGACAGAGACTTGCCGCAGACATGGGTACTTCTAATTTTCTTTAGGTCTTTaggtttcttttgtttgttttgctgttgatGTTTGGTAGTGAGTTTGCATTATCATATGCAACTTTAGATACTGGACGGGCTACCTGTACCTCTGCCGTGAGCTGCAGCGTCGCACAGAAGCGTTCTCCACCATCTGTCAGCTGGATGACatcagtctactggaggaacCTGAGGGTAAAACCTTCCCCCAAATGTTTTCCTTGGACACTTTCATGCGCAAGCAGAATTATAATTTGACATTATATAATCTAAAAGTGATGGGTGTCAGGGGTTAAAACCACATGTCTTCTGCATGGAAATCCCATGCACATACTATACATTAGTAGCGCAGCATGTATATCTAAACTATCCACAGTAACCTCGTCTCAACATAAGTTACAAGGTAGAGCCAAAATAGACGGACaaagatgaacacacacaagtgGATTCACTTTCCAGGGGAATAATTTGGACTGAGGGGAGTTTTTGGAACAGTGTAACAGTACAAATGCCAATATAATATGTAGTGTCCTGTTGATAATATTATAACATGGCACTTATCCCAGTTTAAAACTGGAATTTATGCGTGGTTGGCTATTTGATAGCAACTTCCTGGTGATAAACTTGGACATTTGGTACTTTACATGTCTCATTTAGGAAGGAACATACAGACAGGGTCAGCGTGACCTTCAGCACCAAAAGATCAAACTCCAGAAGTAGAAACACAGCTTTAGTTTAACTTTCCTTCTTTATCTTGTCATTattgagaaataaaaacatgtcagcaaCTGCAAACAGTACAGCTGATTAACATTTAGTCAATGTTTATGTAGACAGAACCTTAAAATAGACAGCACTTTATAACctgtaaagtgttttttaaagttatacaaaaacccccccaaaaaaactttCACTTATAGTTGGGTGCTCCACGTGGTCCCAAACCAAGGTCGGTCAGCCTGTAGCATCAGTCATACATCATTAATGACACGGTCTGCTCTCATCAGAGTAGCTCTTCTAACAACCACCCAAATGAGTTAAATCCACTCTAACTAaagcacactaacacactagcTAA
Proteins encoded:
- the hps5 gene encoding Hermansky-Pudlak syndrome 5 protein (The sequence of the model RefSeq protein was modified relative to this genomic sequence to represent the inferred CDS: added 87 bases not found in genome assembly); amino-acid sequence: KLILTHKEGSITQVVCCPHDEDFIAVATSQGLVAVWELQLERRGRPERVSVSWEHRGRIITALCWDTSTLRVFVGDSGGKVSLLRAGSSKLGKGSAFVIFPVQTVTTVDSKVVQLGYQDGRLMVSSLSRCYLCDTEREKFWRVGNKERDGEYGACFFPQNRGLLVGQPPLLYCARPGSRIWEASFNGEVLSTHQFKQPLACPPLPLITYRNEPHYNAAQKSPQSIAFPKLLYLGDQNLVTWTDSAIYIFTPLNGQVLLWTEVKDLVDIAVYRNELFCLHGSGRLSHLSLLSAERCVERLLRRESWPLAAIVCCMFQHTITTSRARKSIPIDRLEHLRSQLSPSTHLELSGQLEEVITKLEPLGSASSSRRSSISSHESFNVLDCGIYRVISRRGSQSDEETSSLINHSVSEEERLKEFSFVQEEDQVDHDPQNSERMEPERSEQGLQFHLPLSFRPKPPRIALQAVKDSVSSFVKKTTEKINTLQMNSELWQRPEFREGGQTETAPYSEEMDNGVYDEMPNTEADLQELRSATERAITHIQDPLVLLDPVYLGDTLLEWLLVLERILGPVAQGSTAGDDSTMDGQGEERWERDYLNSYLEKQKEATCLPGELTETTSEEKKEESPELGDKDDCCDSTEKEPPEPVRVASPRPVPLDLLADLTQLATLYSELSCFRNQENEQALGCTTFLRRYFFLLDQERVRRMCLLRYQEQPELQSSFTEAMQDLTQSSKVVEVIQRGDLLRSLRSLRELQPWSAPPLLAHLHRLYEKHGEAAVRSFTQFYPTITPADVMIMAQQSHFLAYLDNLVQSQTEEHRSSFLQSLLEPESLRQDWLELALTHDAPQHCDTLTPDGQPRWHSHCFSWGYGRFLSLLIGLPADLSSKQKMTETCRRHGYWTGYLYLCRELQRRTEAFSTICQLDDISLLEEPEGVEPQNLEEWKLLIQISQQCSSVVNSEQVTGVNGSSWSNGSTDCGGKISPENLTLMLARTAGPDRALAVLEECGVQLVLSPHSKLVCELLRVAEKRQRAMIQTMLERCDRFLWSQHA